The Streptomyces sp. YIM 121038 genome includes a window with the following:
- a CDS encoding RNA ligase, with the protein MPTLDTLFSPQALSAAIGAGHVTRTRDAALGLSLYAYTRSCQYDHAWNEVTTRCRGLVVSDADGTVVAWPLRKFFNTTDHTRGVDYAPPLPSGPFHIYDKVDGSLGLIFFWRGQWRAATTAAFGSPQARWAQSYLAGRDTSALVPGNTYIAEIVYPDNRVVVDYGDRQDLVLLAAHDAHGAELDLDHAAGHWKAVGSVVRRWPTMPLDQLVQLTGSDILPDGGTARGIDTEGFVVHFVNGPRVKVKYGTYKQLHRLRSGVTARSIWQHQGASLYAGHGVTELGKALDLPRAEIRKLLADGDPLRTLLNRVPDEYDPWVRSTLNDFAQRAATLRQQIDDTFRAHASLRDRGAFAQSLRTAPPAVRSGAFRRFDGLSTDLVVWRALKPQATH; encoded by the coding sequence GTGCCCACACTTGACACCCTGTTCAGCCCTCAGGCGCTGTCAGCGGCAATCGGCGCCGGTCACGTCACCCGCACCCGCGATGCTGCCCTGGGCCTGTCGCTGTACGCCTACACCCGCTCGTGCCAGTACGACCACGCGTGGAACGAGGTCACCACCCGCTGTCGCGGACTGGTCGTCAGTGACGCCGACGGTACGGTCGTGGCCTGGCCGCTGCGGAAGTTCTTCAACACCACAGACCACACACGAGGGGTCGACTACGCCCCGCCGCTTCCGTCGGGCCCCTTCCACATCTACGACAAGGTCGACGGATCACTCGGCCTGATCTTCTTCTGGCGCGGGCAGTGGCGCGCCGCCACCACCGCCGCCTTCGGCTCACCCCAAGCCCGCTGGGCGCAGAGCTATCTCGCCGGGCGCGACACCTCCGCCCTGGTGCCGGGCAACACCTACATCGCTGAGATCGTGTACCCGGACAACCGCGTGGTCGTCGACTACGGAGACCGGCAGGACCTGGTGCTGCTCGCGGCACACGACGCGCACGGGGCGGAGCTGGACCTCGACCACGCCGCCGGTCACTGGAAGGCCGTCGGTTCGGTGGTGCGGCGATGGCCGACGATGCCGCTGGACCAACTGGTCCAGCTCACCGGCTCAGACATCCTCCCCGATGGGGGAACGGCGCGCGGCATTGACACCGAGGGCTTCGTGGTCCACTTCGTCAACGGTCCGCGCGTGAAGGTCAAGTACGGCACCTATAAGCAACTGCACCGGCTACGGAGCGGTGTGACCGCGCGGAGCATCTGGCAGCACCAGGGTGCGTCGCTGTACGCCGGACACGGTGTGACGGAGCTCGGCAAAGCGCTCGACCTCCCCCGCGCCGAGATCCGAAAACTGCTTGCCGACGGAGACCCGCTGCGGACGCTGCTGAACCGCGTTCCGGACGAGTACGACCCCTGGGTGCGCAGCACCCTGAACGACTTCGCTCAACGCGCGGCCACGCTCCGCCAGCAGATCGACGACACCTTCCGCGCCCACGCCTCTCTGCGGGATCGCGGAGCCTTCGCCCAGTCGCTACGTACCGCGCCCCCTGCCGTGCGTTCCGGTGCGTTCCGGCGTTTCGACGGCCTGAGTACCGACCTCGTGGTCTGGCGCGCGCTGAAGCCGCAGGCCACCCACTGA